A region of Granulibacter bethesdensis DNA encodes the following proteins:
- a CDS encoding glycerate kinase codes for MEWTEDRARRALNTIFTAAVKAADPHQVLAAHLPEKPRGRCIVVGAGKSAAAMAAALENAWPDVDLSGVVVTRDGHTCPTKRIEVLEASHPVPDARSEAAARRILETVSGLTEEDLVIALISGGGSSLMVLPGEGLTIAHKQDINRALLRSGATISEMNAVRRQLSGIKGGRLAAAAAPARVITLGISDVPGDEPAVIASGPTVPDPTTAEDAKAILKRYKIEVPPEVSALLDRAAAAKPAQPKGDFRMIAAPLMALEAAAAAARAEGLTPLILGDSLEGESHVAGTLLAGIAQSVRQHGYPLKAPAVLLSGGETTVTIAKGQSAGRGGRNTEFLLSLALTLNGASNIYAVAGDTDGIDGTEDAAGAIVTPDTLARARAKGLDPRAFLDGHDSYSLFDAVGDLIKTGATLTNVNDIRAIVIL; via the coding sequence ATGGAATGGACCGAGGACCGCGCCCGCCGTGCGCTGAATACAATTTTCACCGCCGCGGTGAAAGCTGCCGATCCGCATCAGGTTCTGGCCGCGCATCTGCCGGAAAAGCCGCGCGGGCGCTGCATTGTCGTCGGTGCCGGCAAGTCGGCGGCAGCCATGGCGGCCGCCCTTGAAAACGCATGGCCCGATGTGGATCTGTCCGGCGTGGTGGTAACGCGGGACGGGCATACCTGCCCGACCAAGCGCATCGAAGTTCTGGAAGCCTCCCACCCCGTTCCCGATGCCCGCAGCGAGGCCGCTGCACGCCGTATTCTGGAGACCGTGTCCGGGCTGACCGAAGAGGATCTGGTGATCGCACTGATTTCCGGCGGCGGCTCCTCCCTGATGGTGCTGCCGGGTGAAGGGCTGACCATCGCTCACAAGCAGGACATCAACCGTGCCCTGCTGCGCTCCGGCGCCACGATCAGCGAAATGAACGCAGTGCGCCGTCAGCTTTCCGGTATCAAGGGGGGCCGTCTTGCGGCCGCCGCGGCGCCAGCGCGGGTCATCACACTGGGCATCAGCGACGTCCCGGGCGACGAGCCAGCCGTGATCGCCAGCGGACCGACCGTCCCTGATCCGACCACCGCCGAGGATGCCAAGGCCATTCTGAAGCGGTACAAGATTGAGGTTCCGCCGGAAGTCTCCGCGCTGCTGGACCGCGCCGCAGCGGCAAAACCGGCTCAGCCGAAAGGCGATTTCCGCATGATCGCAGCACCGCTGATGGCGCTGGAGGCCGCCGCCGCCGCCGCCCGCGCCGAGGGGCTGACCCCGCTGATCCTCGGCGACAGTCTGGAAGGCGAAAGCCATGTCGCCGGCACCCTGCTGGCCGGAATCGCGCAGAGCGTCCGTCAGCATGGCTATCCGCTCAAAGCCCCGGCCGTGCTTCTGTCCGGTGGTGAAACCACTGTCACCATCGCCAAGGGCCAGAGCGCCGGACGCGGTGGACGCAACACCGAATTCCTGCTGAGCCTCGCGCTGACCCTGAACGGGGCCAGCAACATCTATGCGGTGGCTGGCGATACGGACGGTATCGACGGAACCGAGGATGCCGCCGGGGCCATCGTGACCCCCGATACGCTCGCCCGCGCCCGGGCCAAGGGACTCGACCCGCGCGCCTTCCTTGATGGTCATGACAGCTACTCGCTGTTCGATGCGGTCGGTGATCTGATCAAGACCGGCGCCACCCTGACCAACGTCAATGACATTCGGGCCATCGTTATCCTCTGA
- a CDS encoding DUF1244 domain-containing protein: protein MPVPDFDAQTRLELEAAAFRRLRDHLRERSDVQNIDLMILAGFCRNCLSRWYREAAEEKGLTLADADAREIVYGMPYKEWQSLHQQPVTPEQQAAFEKAQKAH from the coding sequence ATGCCCGTTCCTGATTTCGATGCACAAACCCGCCTTGAACTGGAAGCAGCCGCCTTTCGCAGGCTGCGTGATCACCTGCGTGAACGCAGCGATGTGCAGAATATCGATCTGATGATTCTGGCCGGATTCTGCCGCAACTGCCTTTCCCGCTGGTACAGGGAGGCTGCGGAGGAGAAAGGACTGACGCTGGCGGATGCCGATGCGCGGGAGATCGTTTACGGGATGCCTTACAAGGAATGGCAGTCCCTGCATCAGCAGCCCGTGACCCCGGAGCAGCAGGCGGCGTTCGAGAAGGCGCAGAAAGCACACTGA
- a CDS encoding DUF2312 domain-containing protein, with protein sequence MALDDTDRKPDDVNSGGIAADRLRSIIERIERLEEERKALGSDIKDIYSEAKSAGFDVKVIRQLIRIRKQEPAEVEEMESLLDVYRRALGM encoded by the coding sequence ATGGCCTTGGACGATACGGACAGAAAGCCGGATGACGTGAACAGCGGTGGCATCGCCGCAGACCGCCTGCGCAGTATCATCGAGCGTATCGAGCGGCTGGAAGAGGAGCGTAAAGCCCTCGGCAGTGACATCAAGGATATTTATTCCGAAGCGAAATCCGCCGGATTCGACGTCAAGGTGATTCGCCAGCTGATCCGCATCCGCAAGCAGGAACCTGCGGAAGTGGAGGAAATGGAAAGCCTGCTGGACGTTTATCGCCGCGCTCTGGGCATGTGA
- a CDS encoding M3 family oligoendopeptidase, with the protein MRYRLQGVHTPDGQAVTSGSGSDAGGQLPAWDLSDLYPGPDSPALEADIAAATRDSVRFAERYAGQLAGLDGAGLDEALRDYERIEEILGRLMSYAQLRFSEDSSDPEIGRFYQSMNERVTGISSHLIFFTLELNRLDDATLERQLADPKAARWQPFLRDLRVFRPHQLSDDVEKALHEKDVTGHSAWTRLFDETIAAMRVTVGGEELTVSTALNRLSSGNRTMREEAGKAIGAAFGAQKRLFSFITNTLAKDKEIIDTLRHYERPGSYRNRANMVEDEVVDALVSAVRADYGRLSHRYYALKAKWLGLDKLSHWDRNAPLPGDDDRDIPWPEAKRRVLDAYGAFSPEMAEIGSRFFDHPWIDARLLPGKSGGAFAHPTVPSVHPYILLNYHGRTRDVMTLAHELGHGVHQVLAGQAQGYMLSNTPLTLAETASVFGEMLTFRAMLEAETDPARRRLMLASKVEDMLNTVVRQTAFYEFETRVHNERRSGEILPERLGEIWRQVQVESLGPVFDFTPEYDVFWAYIPHFIHTPFYVYAYAFGDCLVNALYAVFQDGHPGFQQKYMDMLRAGGTKRHRELLAPFGLDASDPAFWKKGLDVIAGFIDALEESA; encoded by the coding sequence ATGCGTTATCGACTTCAGGGTGTCCATACACCGGATGGACAGGCTGTCACCTCCGGGTCCGGCAGTGATGCGGGTGGACAGCTTCCGGCATGGGATCTGTCTGATCTGTATCCCGGTCCGGACAGTCCGGCGCTGGAGGCTGATATTGCCGCGGCGACCCGCGACTCGGTCCGGTTCGCGGAGCGCTATGCCGGTCAGCTGGCCGGTCTGGACGGGGCCGGGCTGGATGAGGCCCTGCGCGACTATGAGCGGATCGAGGAAATTCTCGGGCGTTTGATGTCCTACGCCCAGCTTCGCTTCAGCGAGGACAGCTCCGATCCTGAAATTGGTCGATTCTACCAGTCGATGAATGAGCGTGTGACGGGGATCAGCAGCCATCTGATCTTTTTCACGCTGGAACTGAACCGGCTGGATGACGCAACACTGGAACGGCAACTGGCCGATCCCAAAGCGGCGCGGTGGCAGCCCTTCCTTCGTGATCTGCGTGTGTTCCGCCCGCATCAGCTTTCCGACGACGTCGAGAAAGCCCTGCATGAAAAGGACGTGACCGGTCATTCCGCCTGGACCCGCCTGTTCGATGAGACCATCGCCGCCATGCGCGTTACGGTGGGCGGGGAGGAGCTGACGGTCAGCACGGCGCTGAACCGCCTGTCCTCCGGCAACCGTACGATGCGGGAGGAAGCCGGAAAGGCGATCGGGGCCGCGTTCGGTGCCCAGAAACGGTTGTTCTCCTTCATCACCAACACGCTGGCGAAGGATAAGGAGATCATCGACACGCTGCGCCATTATGAGCGTCCGGGCAGCTATCGCAACCGCGCCAATATGGTCGAGGATGAGGTGGTGGATGCGCTGGTCTCTGCCGTCCGTGCCGATTACGGGCGGTTGTCGCATCGGTATTATGCTCTGAAAGCAAAATGGCTGGGGCTGGACAAGCTCAGTCACTGGGACCGCAACGCTCCCCTCCCGGGCGATGATGATCGGGACATTCCCTGGCCGGAGGCAAAGCGCCGCGTACTGGATGCGTATGGCGCGTTTTCACCGGAGATGGCGGAGATCGGCAGCCGGTTTTTTGATCACCCATGGATCGATGCCCGTCTGCTGCCGGGCAAGTCGGGCGGGGCTTTTGCACATCCGACCGTGCCTTCGGTGCATCCATACATCCTGCTCAATTATCATGGCCGTACCCGGGACGTCATGACGCTGGCCCATGAGTTGGGCCATGGGGTGCATCAGGTGCTGGCCGGTCAGGCGCAGGGCTACATGCTTTCCAACACGCCGCTGACGCTGGCGGAAACGGCCTCTGTCTTCGGGGAGATGCTGACTTTCCGCGCCATGCTGGAGGCCGAGACCGATCCTGCGCGCCGCCGTCTGATGCTGGCCTCCAAGGTCGAGGACATGCTCAACACCGTGGTGCGCCAGACGGCGTTCTACGAGTTCGAAACGCGGGTGCATAACGAGCGTCGGTCCGGGGAGATCCTGCCGGAGCGGCTGGGGGAAATCTGGCGTCAGGTGCAGGTGGAAAGCCTCGGCCCGGTCTTTGACTTCACGCCGGAATACGACGTCTTCTGGGCCTATATTCCGCATTTCATCCACACGCCGTTCTATGTGTATGCCTATGCGTTCGGCGATTGTCTGGTGAATGCACTGTATGCAGTATTCCAGGATGGGCATCCCGGTTTTCAGCAGAAATACATGGATATGTTGCGGGCCGGGGGAACGAAGCGGCACCGTGAGCTGTTGGCTCCATTCGGGCTGGATGCCTCTGATCCGGCTTTCTGGAAAAAGGGGCTGGATGTGATTGCCGGCTTTATCGACGCGCTGGAGGAGAGCGCCTGA